The Dehalococcoidia bacterium genomic sequence CGCGGCTGGATCGCGCGCAGCGACACGTTCTTCATCGCCAGCGCCCATACGCGAGGCGGCGTGGACGCCTCGCACCGCGGCGGCGCGCCCGGCTTCGTGTCCGTGCTCGACGCGGCGACGCTGCGTTTCCCCGACTACGCGGGCAACGGCATGTTCCAGACGCTGGGCAACCTGGCGGAGCAGCCCGAGGCCGGCCTGCTCTTCGTCGACTTCGCCCGCGGCAGCACCCTGCAGCTCAGCGGTCGGGCGCGGGTGCTCTGGGATGCCGAAAACGCCGCCGCGTTCGCCGGCGCCGAGCGCGTGGTCGAGTTCGCAATCGATGCCGTGATCGAGACCGCCGGTGCAACGCCGCTGCGCTGGCGGCTCGAGCAGCGCTCGCCCTTCAACCCGACCTGAGCGTCTGCCAGATGCTCGTCGCCTCGGCCGTGTCGCCGCTGTAGATACGCCGCACGATGTCCTCGATCTCCGGCTCTTCAATCGTCAGGTCGCGCAGGCGGGCGCGGGCCGTGCTGGTGCTATGATCGCGGCGATGGCTGCCGCGGCAAAGTTGCCGCCCGAGACATGGCGATGCGGAGGAGTGTTTCATGGTGGTGAACCGTAAGAGGAAAGCAGGTCCGGTCTGGTGGGAGCGGCGTCCCAGCCTGGAGGATCTGCGCCCGGCGCTTACTCCCGAGGAGGCGAAGGCGGCTCTGGAGCGAGCGGCCGGCTCGTGGCACGGCGCCGTCAACGTGGAGAAGCTGCTGGACGACATCCGCTGGTGGCGCGGCCACGACGACTAATCGATAGCCGAGTGATGCCGCATCTCATTGACAGCGACCACGTCATTCAATACCTCGACCAGCGCCCCATGGTGATCAAACTCATTAATTCACTGGCACCAACAGGCATTTGGATCAGCATCATCACATATATGGAGGTTTATCAGGGCATCCAGCGTCAGTCAACCGTTCAGGAGCTTCGAGACGGATTTGACGCATTTATACTCGTTGCACCGGTACTGCCCTTCTCGATTGCCGTAGCCGAACGTTGTGCCACTATTCGTGAAACTCTCCGACAGCAAGGCCGGCGTACACGAAGTCGGTATCTGGATCTCATCACTGCGGCCACGGCGATTGAGTATGACCTAACCCTCGTAACACGCAACACGGCCGACTATCGCGACGTACCCGGCCTGAAGCTGCTCTAACGCACCTCCGCCTCGGCCGCGGCGCCGCTGTAGATGCGGCGCACGATGTCCTCGATCTCCGGCTCTTCAATCGTCAGGTCGCGCAGGCGGGCGCGGGCCGCCACCGCGGCGATGACTTCGGCGGCAGTTGTATCGGCGCGGCGGAAGCGCAGCCACTGGCGCGGGCCTTCGACCTTCACCACGCGCGCGCCGGGCACCTTGAGGGGCGGCCCAGCCTCTTCAAGGTCGATCACCAGCACGCGCTCACCGCCGAAGCGATCCTTCATCGCCGCAAGACTGCCGTCATAGATCAGGCGGCCGTGGTCGATCACGATCATGCGCGAGCAGAGCCGCTCGATGTCGTCCATGTCGTGCGTCGTCAGCAGCACCGTGACGCCGCGCTCGCGGTTGAGCTGCGCCAGGAAGGAGCGAATGCGCTCTTTGACCACCACGTCGAGCCCAATCGTCGGCTCATCCAGGTAGAGCACCTCCGGATCGTGCAGCAGCGCCGCGGTCAGGTCTCCGCGCATGCGCTGCCCAAGCGAGAGCTGGCGCACCGGCGTGTCGAGCAGCGGGCCAAGCTCCAACAGCTCGACATAGGCGGCAAGGTTGGCGCAGAAGCGCTCGGCCGGGACTTTGTAGATGTAGCGCAGCAGCTCGAATGAGTCGCGCAGCGGCAGGTCCCACCAGAGCTGCGTGCGCTGGCCGAAGACGATGCCGATGCGCCGCGCCAGGTCGATCCGCCGCCGCGACGGTTCCAGCCCCGCCACGCGCACCAGCCCGCCGCTGGGCACGAGAATGCCGGTCAGCATCTTGATCGTGGTGGACTTGCCGGCGCCGTTGGGGCCGATGTAGCCCACCATTTCACCGGGCTCGATCGCGAAGGAGACGCCGTCCACGGCGCGCACTTCGCGCCGCTCGCGCAGCAGCAGCGCCAGCGGCCCGCGCGCCCCTGCCCGCGGCCGCGTCACGCTGAACGTCTTGCGCAGGTCGTCCACTTCGACGATCGCCACGTTGGCCTCCTTCACCGACCCCTCGCTCGCCTGAAGGCTAGGATTTCTCCTCCCGACACGGGAGGGGTTGGCCCTGGAAGATTCAATCTTCCTCAGGCCACCCTTCTCCTCGTGGGCAAGGGACGGGTCGCTCCGGTGCCCAGGGATAGGTCCATCAGCTCCCCGTACTGCGATAGTGGCGCACGCCGAAGCGCCAGACCCGGCTCGCCACGAACAGCAGCACGATTGCAACCGCCGGCGCCAGGAAGCGCACGAAGCCCGGCATGCCCAGCGGGTCGCGCTTGTCCAGCACATAGAGCGCGGGAAAGTAGTTCACGAAGGCGAGCGGCACGGCGAAGATGAAGATCCGCCGCAGCCAGGCGCCGTAGACGTTCATCGGATACGAGGTCAGGAACTGGCCGCCGTAGGTCACGCTGTTCACCACCTCCATCGAGCGCGTCGTCCAGAAGGTCGTGGTCGCGCCGATGACCCAGACGCCGGCGAAGACGAGAAAGCCCGTGATCGGCATAGTCAGCAGCAGCAGCACGCGTTCCAGCGTCCAGTGCACGTTCACCAGCGAGAAGGCGAAGCCCAGCACCACGCCGGCCTGCGCCATCGCGCCCAGCCGCCGCATGGCGATGTCCGAGGCGAGCAGTTGCAAGAGCGTGCCGCGCGGGCGGATCAGCACGAGGTCGAAGTCGCCGCGCTGGACTTTGTCGCCCAGGCCGTCGAGCTGGCCCACGGTCAGGTCGGCGAACTGGAAGGCGATGTACGACGTGCCGTAGAGAAAGGCGACCTCGCCCAGCGACCAGCCTGCCAGATACGGCAGGTGCGCGAAGATCACCAGCACGCTGAGGAAATCGACAAACGTGAGGGCGAAGGCGCCGAACAGTTGCAGCACGAAGGAGGCGCGGTACTGCCACTGCGCCCGGATCTGCGCCCGCACCAGCCGCCAGTAGAGCGCCGCCGACTCGGCCGCTTCACCCACCTTGCACCACGACCTTCCGCTCGGCGGCGGCAAGCACCAGCCGCCCCGCCGCCAGCAGCGCCAGCGCCCAGCCGGCCTGGAACGCGAGCGCCCCCAGCAGCGCCCAGCCCTGCTGCTTCTCCAGAAAGATCTCGACCGGCGTGTTGACGAAGGCGGCGAAGGGCAGTGCCCGCGCCACCGTCTGCAGCGTGCCGGGGAACAGCGCGATCGGCACGGCGAAGCCGGAGAGAAAGGTCCACACCGCCGCCGCGATCGAGCCGATGCCGCGGTAGTCGAACAGCCAGAAGGCCGAGAGGTTGAGCATGAAGCGAAAGGCGAAGCTCACGGCCACGGCCAGGTAGATGCTGAGCGGGAAGAAGAGCCAGGTCCAGGGATGCGCCGGCAGCCGCACGCCGAAGACGGCGGCGCCGATCAGGAACGGCGGGATGCCGCGAAAGATCGCGTGGTAGGTGGCGCGGCCGGCGTCCTGCGCCAGCCAGTAGAGCTGGTAGTCGAGCGGGCGGCTGAAGTCGCTGACGATGTCGCCGCTACGGATCGTGAGCGCGATCTCCCACCAGTTCCAGATGTAGACCACCATCAGCATGCCCTGCGTGACGAAGGTGTAGGTCAGCGTGTCGCGCAGGTCGAAGCCGCCGATGCTGCCGCGGCCGGCATAGAGCGCGATCATCACGTAGGCGCGCAGGAAGCCGAAGACGGTGTTCGTGAACACGCCGGCAAAGGTCGCCGCGCGGTAGGTCGCATAGCGGCGGAAGCCGCGCAGCGCCACCTGCCAGTAGAGCGTCATGATCTCGCCGATCGCCTGCAGCGCCCGATCGCGGGGCACGCCGAAACCCCGGACACCCCGCCATGGGGGCCGGTTGAAGTGCGCCACGTCCTGGCGCAGGGCGGAGTATATCAGCCGATCGCTCTCGCTGAGAAGGATCGCTTCGGCGCCAACGGCTCACACGAACCGCATATGGTACTTCCTGGCGAGCGCGGCGTGCATCGCGGGATCGAGGCCCGCATAGTCGGCGTTCGCCGTTCGCGGCGCCTGCTCCAGTGCGAAGCGCTCCTCGAAGTAGCCCTCCATACCGGCTGGCGAGAAGCGTTCGATGTAGCCAGCCGGGCCTGTGCCCGTATTGCCGAAGCCGTGCGCCGTGCCACGTGGCACGAGGATGAAGCTGCCCGCCGGCGCCTCGGTGCTGATGCCGCTGATGCGAAACGTGAGCACGCCGCTGATCACGTACCAGGCTTCCTCTTCCCGCTGATGGATGTGCTCGTCGATCCAGCGGCCCGGTGGCAGCGCGTCCGTCACGCGCAGGGCGAATGCCCCGCCCGTATCCGCCGCGCCAACCTTGAGCGCTCGATCAAACCGCCCCCGCGATTCTCCCGGCCTCAGGACAACGGCTTCCATGCCATTCGCCATCGGACTCCATCTCCCTACGCGTCGTCGGCGAGCATCGTACACCGTGGCCGGGCAGCGCGTAGCGCATGGAGTGTGGAGATCACGCGGAGCCTGCCCCCGCTCCCCACCGTGATGACACGCCGGCCAGGTGGTTGGTGGGTCCGTGGCCGTGGCCGAGCCGTGGCGCCGAGGCGATCGCGGCCGAGATGTACTGCTTGGCGACGCGGATCGCCTCACGCGGCTCGCGGCCGAGGGCGAGGCCGGCGGCGATCGCGGCGCTGAAGGTGCAGCCGGTGCCGTGCGTGTTCCGCGAATGCGTGCGCGGCGAACGCAGCTCTTCGAAGCCGCTGCCGTCGTAGACCAGGTCGATCGCGTCGTCTGCCTCGGGCAGGTGGCCGCCCTTCACGACGATCCAGCGCACGCCGAGCCCGTGCAGCGCCGCCGCCGCGGCGCGCATCTCTTCGAGGTTGCGCACCGGCAGGCCCGTGAGCGCCTCCGCCTCCGGCAGATTCGGCGTCACCACCGTGGCCAGCGGCAGCAGCCGCACGCGCACGGCATGGCGCGCGTCCTCCGCCAGGAGCACGTCGCCGCTCTTCGCCACCATCACCGGATCGACGACGAGGTTGGGAATATGCAGCCGCTCGATGCAGGCCGCCACGCGCTCGACCACGGCCGCCGTGCCGAGCATGCCGGTCTTCGCCGCGTCCGTGCCGATGTCACCGATCACGCTTTCAAGCTGCTGCTCGATGAAGTCGAGCGGCACGGGAGAAATACCCTGCACGCCGACCGTGTTCTGCGCCGTCAGCGCGGTGATCGCGCTCATGCCGAACACGCCGAAGGCCATGAAGGTCTTGAGATCCGCCTGGATGCCCGCGCCGCCGCCGCTGTCGGAGCCGGCGATCGTGAGCGCTCGCGCCTGTCGCGCCTGTCGCGTGTGTCCCGCCTGTCGCGCCTCTAAATTGGTCATCGTGTCGTCGCCTCGGTGCCGCTGTTGTCGCGCCGCCGCGGCCCTGTACGCTGTCTGTGGCAGCAGGAGGGCCGGCATGGAGGCGCGCGGACTCTACTTCATCGTCGATCCGGAGCACACCGCCGGCCGCGATCCCGTCGAGGTCTGCCGCCTGGCGCTGCGCGGCGGCGCGGCGCTCGTCCAGTACCGCGACAAGCTGCACGACAAGGGCGACCAGTTGCCCGAGGTCGAGCGGCTGCTCGCCGTCTGCGGTGGGTTCGGCGCGCCGCTGCTGATCAACGACCACGTCGACCTGGCGCTGGCGGCCGGCGCCGACGGTGTGCACGTCGGCCAGCACGACCTGCCTGTGGCCGTGGCGCGGCGGTTGCTGCCCGCCGGCGCGATCGTCGGCTGCTCTACCAACAACCCGGAGGAGGCCCGCGCCGCCGAGGCCGCGGGCGCCGCGTACATCGCCGTGGGCCGCATCTTTCCCACCGGCTCGAAGGCGAATACGCGGCCGGCGTCACTGGACACGATCCGGCAGGTGCGCGCCGCCGTCTCGCGGCCGATCGTGGCGATCGGCGGCATCACTCCGGCGAACGTCGAGCAGGTGATCGAGGCGGGCGCCGATCTGGCCGCCGTGATCGCGGCCGTCGGAGAAGCCGAGGACGTGGAGACTGCGGCGCGAGCCATCGCGTCACGCTTCCGCATGGCCGCCGGCCGCGCCTGAGCCGTTGCCGCCCTTGCGCTGGCCGGCACGGCCGTTCGTCGGCTTCGGCGCGGCGCGTCCCATGCGCAGCCCCGGCTTCGGCTTCCTTCCCGCCGGCGCGGCGAAGCGCCCGGGCGCAAAGGGCGTCAGGTCGATGCTCGTGCGGCCGTGCACGATCAGCTCGGTGAGCAACCGGCCGCTGATCAGGCTGAGCAGCACGCCATTGCGGAAGTGCCCGGCCGCCACCGCCAGGCCGCTCACCCCCGGCACGAAGCCGAGGATGGGCAGGCGGTCGGGCGAGCCGGGACGCAGGCCGGAGCCGGTCGCGGCCAGCTCGGCTCGCTCCAGCACAGGCGCAAGCTCGGCGGCGGCGTTGAGCAGGCCGCGCACGCCGGCCACGGTCACGCGCTTCTCGTAGCCCGCCTCGGGCTCTTCCGTGGCGCCCAGGTAGATCGTGCCGTCGGGCCGCGGCAGGAGGTAGGCGTGCTCGCCGTAGATCACGCGACGGATCGGCTGCGGCACCTCGCGCAGGATGGCGTACTGCCCTTTGACCGGCTCGACCGGCACGTCGGCGGCGCCGCGGGCGCAGAAGGCGGTCCAGGCGCCGCCCGCAAGCAGCACGAGATCGCCTTCAACCGCGGCGCCGGTGCTGAGCCGCACACCGGTGACGCTGCCGCCGCGGAGCAGCAGGCCGTGCACCTCACTGCCCTCGCGGATTTCGGCACCGCGCCGCGCCGCGCCCTGCGCCAGCGCCTGCGTGAGCCGGCGCGGATGCACCTGGCCCTCTTCCGGCGAATCGAGGCCGCCGATCACGGCCGGGCCCAGCGCGGGCTCTAGCGTGAGGCACTCGGCGCGGCTCAGCCAGCGCACGGGCAGCCCGGCCGACTTCGCCCAGGCGATGCGCGACTGCAGCAGCTCCGAGCGCTCCGGCGCGTTGGCGGTGCGCAGCACGCCGTTGGGCACGTACTCGATGCTGAGGCCGCTGACCGCCTCGATCGCCGCCGCGTCCTCTTGAAAGACGCGCAACCCCGCCACGGCAAGCTCGAGAAAGGCGTCCGGGTGCGCAGATTCGGCCACGGGCGAGAGCATGCCGGCGGCCGCGCTCGACGCCTCGGCTGCGATCGTCGCGCGCTCCAGCAGCGTCACCTGCTGCCCCGCGCCCGCGAGATGGTAGGCCAGCGAACAGCCGATGGCGCCGCCGCCGACGATGACGATGCGCTGCGCCATGCGCTAGCCGCCTCCGATCATGCGCACGATCTCGATCACGTCGCCCGCGCGCAGCACG encodes the following:
- a CDS encoding type II toxin-antitoxin system VapC family toxin, with amino-acid sequence MPHLIDSDHVIQYLDQRPMVIKLINSLAPTGIWISIITYMEVYQGIQRQSTVQELRDGFDAFILVAPVLPFSIAVAERCATIRETLRQQGRRTRSRYLDLITAATAIEYDLTLVTRNTADYRDVPGLKLL
- a CDS encoding ATP-binding cassette domain-containing protein; this encodes MAIVEVDDLRKTFSVTRPRAGARGPLALLLRERREVRAVDGVSFAIEPGEMVGYIGPNGAGKSTTIKMLTGILVPSGGLVRVAGLEPSRRRIDLARRIGIVFGQRTQLWWDLPLRDSFELLRYIYKVPAERFCANLAAYVELLELGPLLDTPVRQLSLGQRMRGDLTAALLHDPEVLYLDEPTIGLDVVVKERIRSFLAQLNRERGVTVLLTTHDMDDIERLCSRMIVIDHGRLIYDGSLAAMKDRFGGERVLVIDLEEAGPPLKVPGARVVKVEGPRQWLRFRRADTTAAEVIAAVAARARLRDLTIEEPEIEDIVRRIYSGAAAEAEVR
- a CDS encoding ABC-2 family transporter protein — protein: MGEAAESAALYWRLVRAQIRAQWQYRASFVLQLFGAFALTFVDFLSVLVIFAHLPYLAGWSLGEVAFLYGTSYIAFQFADLTVGQLDGLGDKVQRGDFDLVLIRPRGTLLQLLASDIAMRRLGAMAQAGVVLGFAFSLVNVHWTLERVLLLLTMPITGFLVFAGVWVIGATTTFWTTRSMEVVNSVTYGGQFLTSYPMNVYGAWLRRIFIFAVPLAFVNYFPALYVLDKRDPLGMPGFVRFLAPAVAIVLLFVASRVWRFGVRHYRSTGS
- a CDS encoding ABC-2 family transporter protein, which gives rise to MTLYWQVALRGFRRYATYRAATFAGVFTNTVFGFLRAYVMIALYAGRGSIGGFDLRDTLTYTFVTQGMLMVVYIWNWWEIALTIRSGDIVSDFSRPLDYQLYWLAQDAGRATYHAIFRGIPPFLIGAAVFGVRLPAHPWTWLFFPLSIYLAVAVSFAFRFMLNLSAFWLFDYRGIGSIAAAVWTFLSGFAVPIALFPGTLQTVARALPFAAFVNTPVEIFLEKQQGWALLGALAFQAGWALALLAAGRLVLAAAERKVVVQGG
- a CDS encoding cupin domain-containing protein, coding for MANGMEAVVLRPGESRGRFDRALKVGAADTGGAFALRVTDALPPGRWIDEHIHQREEEAWYVISGVLTFRISGISTEAPAGSFILVPRGTAHGFGNTGTGPAGYIERFSPAGMEGYFEERFALEQAPRTANADYAGLDPAMHAALARKYHMRFV
- the thiD gene encoding bifunctional hydroxymethylpyrimidine kinase/phosphomethylpyrimidine kinase, which codes for MTNLEARQAGHTRQARQARALTIAGSDSGGGAGIQADLKTFMAFGVFGMSAITALTAQNTVGVQGISPVPLDFIEQQLESVIGDIGTDAAKTGMLGTAAVVERVAACIERLHIPNLVVDPVMVAKSGDVLLAEDARHAVRVRLLPLATVVTPNLPEAEALTGLPVRNLEEMRAAAAALHGLGVRWIVVKGGHLPEADDAIDLVYDGSGFEELRSPRTHSRNTHGTGCTFSAAIAAGLALGREPREAIRVAKQYISAAIASAPRLGHGHGPTNHLAGVSSRWGAGAGSA
- the thiE gene encoding thiamine phosphate synthase encodes the protein MEARGLYFIVDPEHTAGRDPVEVCRLALRGGAALVQYRDKLHDKGDQLPEVERLLAVCGGFGAPLLINDHVDLALAAGADGVHVGQHDLPVAVARRLLPAGAIVGCSTNNPEEARAAEAAGAAYIAVGRIFPTGSKANTRPASLDTIRQVRAAVSRPIVAIGGITPANVEQVIEAGADLAAVIAAVGEAEDVETAARAIASRFRMAAGRA
- the thiO gene encoding glycine oxidase ThiO, whose protein sequence is MAQRIVIVGGGAIGCSLAYHLAGAGQQVTLLERATIAAEASSAAAGMLSPVAESAHPDAFLELAVAGLRVFQEDAAAIEAVSGLSIEYVPNGVLRTANAPERSELLQSRIAWAKSAGLPVRWLSRAECLTLEPALGPAVIGGLDSPEEGQVHPRRLTQALAQGAARRGAEIREGSEVHGLLLRGGSVTGVRLSTGAAVEGDLVLLAGGAWTAFCARGAADVPVEPVKGQYAILREVPQPIRRVIYGEHAYLLPRPDGTIYLGATEEPEAGYEKRVTVAGVRGLLNAAAELAPVLERAELAATGSGLRPGSPDRLPILGFVPGVSGLAVAAGHFRNGVLLSLISGRLLTELIVHGRTSIDLTPFAPGRFAAPAGRKPKPGLRMGRAAPKPTNGRAGQRKGGNGSGAAGGHAEA